The stretch of DNA CATGATACTTTGTGGAATGGTGAGTATTACCGTCTTGATAGTCAAAGTAATTCTGATGTAGTGATGGCGGATCAACTTTGTGGTCAATTTTACGCCAGATTATTAGGATTACCTGATGTCGTCGAAGAACAATACACTAAATCTGCTTTGAAGAAAATTTATCAGGCTTGTTTCCTAAAGTTTCATAATGGCAAATATGGCGCAGCAAACGGAGTTTTACCTGATGGTAGTCCAGTAAATCCTAATGATACTCATCCGTTGGAAGTATGGACGGGAATTAATTTTGGTTTGGCAGCTTTTATGTTGCAAATGGGAATGAAAGCAGAGGCGTTTCAACTAACAGAAACTGTGGTAAAACAAGTATATGAAAATGGTTTACAATTTCGTACTCCTGAAGCAATTACTGCGGTTGGTACTTTCCGCGCTAGTCATTATTTAAGAGCAATGGCGATTTGGGGTATTTATGGAATTTTAGTTGATTGGAAGTAATTTAGTGGTTCTCAGTTGAATGAAATACAATTAAGCTGACAAAGTTTATTTCTTCCAAGGCAGTTTTGTTCCCATCTCTGTCCACGCTGAAAATATTAAATAAAGAATCAAAAAAGCTACACCTAATAAAAAGGGAACTACGTCATTATCCATAATTTTGGTTAGACTAATTTATTACCAATCAATTTTTTTAGACTCTAATCAATTTATCTCCCTATTTCTAAGAGAGAAAAGTTTTGGTCATCAAATAGAGAAGGTCTGTAAAATTAAACTAAGACATCTCTTTTTAAGACAAAAAAGAATGGTTGCTGCATTCCTTTGAAATCCATTAAACCCAAGACTATATTTTCATCTACTTTCCTAAAAACATCATTAATTGGCAAATAATCATAAATCATAGTTGCGCTAATTTTCTGACGATGCTCCATCATCCTAATTCTTGCTTTACTTTCCTCCGTTTTCATCATTGGATTCATAAAAGTAAATACAGATTTCATTGCTTCATTTCTGGGAATTGGAAAACGAAGTGTTAAGTTCATTAAAATTGGATTTGGATCGACCTTAAAAATTTTATTATTGCTATCTAAAAACAACAAAGGATGAACTTGCTCTGGGTTAATAAATTCTTTGCCATACCAGTTAGCAGTTTCCAGTAAACCATCCATCGGATGATTAGTGTGAAAACCAGAACCCTTCCATCTACCGATCATGAAATCTAAATCTACCGTATCTAATTCGTCAAAGAGTTGCAAAGCTTCTTCTGTAGTGGTTTGCCCTTGTTGTTGAATCGTCTGAAATTTTTCTAAAATATTCATCTTTTTTCTCTACAAAAAATGAAAATGCTTTAATTATTATAGTAAAATGTTGATTTGTAGCCTAACTCGGTTGCTTTGATTACTAATAACAAAAAAAACACTACTTGTTTACGCGATCGCGCCTTTGATCAAACCTCTTCATCTTCTATTCTCAGTAGCTATCAAAAGTAACTACACTGTCTTGTTAAAATTAGCCTAATCCTATTTATCGCTCAAAATACAACAATGTCATCACCAGTAATTAATACTGTTAATTAAAATGATGGAGTCTTTACCAGAAGACAAACAAAATAAAATTGTCGAACATTTAAGAGAATATATTCAAGATTTGCAAGACGAAGAAAAATGGAACAATTCTTTTAACAAAACTCAAGATAAATTGATAGCTGCTGCTAAATTAGCTAAACAACAAATTGCTGAAGGAAAAGCCAAACCAATCGATTATAATCAGCTATGAAATCTCAAACTCTTCCTTCTTTTTGGGATAATTATAAATTGCTTACAGAAAAAACTAGGCGCAGCGCAAGGAAAGCTTATCAATTATGGAAAAAAAACCCTCTCTTCCATCTTTGCATTTTAAATGTATTAATAGTTAAGAGAATATTTGGTCAGTTAGAATTAGTCGTAGTTATCGTGCGATCGGTATTTTAGATAATGATACTGTAACTTGGTTTTGGATAGGTAATCATGATAATTATGAAAAGTTTTTTAGTTAGTTTGCCTCTCTATAAAAAAAGCCCATTGCCTCATAGAATAGAGGTTGGGGCTAGATAAAACTATCAAATATTTGTAATACTCACTTGAATATTAATATTGATTTTGATAATTTAAATTAAAAATGTTAGTTATAAAATGAATTAATTATAATTATTCACCATCTAACTAAAATTACTCAAGTTTTAAATTTATCCTTTATTTTTTATAATCATAACTTTGATTATTTGATTAACTGTTTCCTGAGAAATTGATAAAGATCTACAAAGTTTAGATAAAACTGCTTCTTCATCATCAGAAACTTCACCATCAGAAAGTATTAAATCAGTTGCCACGGCAAAAACAGTTTCATGTAAATATTCTGGAAGAGATGAAACCGCAACTTTTAATAATGAATCTACTCCTTGAATTTCAATAATTTTCATTAGTTTGTTAATCATTCTAGAAACATGATCGCTAGGATAACTTTGAAACAATTTCATTCTATATAAAGTTGCTACTAAACTTTGGATTTCTTCATTAGCAAGATATCCGTCAGCAGCAATTGTAGCTAACATAATTCCAGCAAAAGACTCTGCTGGACTTAAATCAGTATTGCTTTTAGTTCTAACACTGGAAAAGTTGTCAAATAAACCCATAACAAATTTGTTGAAAATCTTGTAGTGTTCATTATTTATATTTCCCAAAATGTTAAACAAAGTAACATTTATGTAGATAAAATTATATATTTCTAATGTTTTAAAAATTTAAATAAATACTTGACTTTATCTTTGCGCAAGAAAAAAACATCCACAGATAAACACAGATAGATTTATCGCTTGGGTTTCAAAGCAATCTAGAGATAAACTACCCTTTTCCCAAAACCTACCCATATAATAAGACTTAATGTAAATTCACCTGTTGATCCGCAGTCGCGAACCATGAACAGTAACTTTCTCAACCGTCTTAACAGTAGCGATCGCCATGTGTTAGTATTTGATGGTGGGATGGGTACAAAGTAAGCAAGTACAAAATATATAGATAAACCATTAAATAATACTTAGTTCAATAAAATGAAAGTTAAAGGAATTATACGGAATAACAGTATTGAGCTATTGGAAAATATATCTATTGCTGAAGGGACAGAAGTTACTATAGAAATTACCGAATCTTCTTTAATTAATCGAGATAGCCAATGGCAACAACTCCAAAAAGTTATTGGTAGTTGGAAAGATAATTTAGAGA from Stanieria cyanosphaera PCC 7437 encodes:
- a CDS encoding DUF4334 domain-containing protein, whose protein sequence is MNILEKFQTIQQQGQTTTEEALQLFDELDTVDLDFMIGRWKGSGFHTNHPMDGLLETANWYGKEFINPEQVHPLLFLDSNNKIFKVDPNPILMNLTLRFPIPRNEAMKSVFTFMNPMMKTEESKARIRMMEHRQKISATMIYDYLPINDVFRKVDENIVLGLMDFKGMQQPFFFVLKRDVLV
- a CDS encoding tellurite resistance TerB family protein, which codes for MGLFDNFSSVRTKSNTDLSPAESFAGIMLATIAADGYLANEEIQSLVATLYRMKLFQSYPSDHVSRMINKLMKIIEIQGVDSLLKVAVSSLPEYLHETVFAVATDLILSDGEVSDDEEAVLSKLCRSLSISQETVNQIIKVMIIKNKG